A single genomic interval of Phocoenobacter uteri harbors:
- a CDS encoding DUF4197 domain-containing protein, whose product MKKIIIFTALTLISGCKNLDTLQVTQQVMQQLPSVMQQNTALSQGDIATALRQVLNNGVANQVTKLTAVNGFYNNKLAKIMLPKELQMVSDTLHKVGLGSLAEKGTKALNRSAEEAVKTATPIFVNAIQNIKFADAKNILMGQDNAATQYLQNQTYNQLYRQFTPVIKQSFSKVGADSIWQNIITQYNNIPFVKKVNPDLNDYVAQQALKGVFTMIAQEEKGIRNNVGLRNTKLLQQVFSLQDYK is encoded by the coding sequence ATGAAAAAAATTATTATATTCACAGCACTTACCCTTATTTCAGGCTGTAAAAACCTAGATACATTGCAAGTGACTCAACAAGTAATGCAACAGCTTCCATCTGTTATGCAACAAAATACTGCTTTATCGCAAGGCGATATTGCAACGGCATTACGTCAAGTATTAAATAATGGCGTGGCTAATCAAGTAACAAAGCTAACAGCTGTAAATGGCTTTTATAACAATAAATTAGCAAAAATTATGCTACCAAAAGAATTGCAAATGGTCAGCGATACGTTGCATAAAGTGGGGTTAGGCAGTTTAGCTGAAAAGGGTACAAAAGCACTGAATAGAAGTGCCGAAGAAGCAGTGAAAACAGCAACGCCAATTTTTGTGAATGCAATTCAAAATATTAAGTTTGCTGATGCAAAAAATATTTTAATGGGGCAGGATAATGCAGCCACACAATATTTACAAAATCAGACATATAATCAATTATATCGCCAGTTTACTCCTGTGATTAAACAATCATTTAGCAAGGTTGGGGCTGATTCTATTTGGCAGAATATCATCACTCAATACAACAATATTCCTTTTGTGAAAAAAGTAAATCCTGATTTGAATGATTATGTGGCACAACAAGCATTAAAAGGCGTATTCACAATGATTGCTCAAGAAGAAAAAGGCATTCGTAATAATGTTGGATTACGTAATACAAAATTATTACAACAAGTATTTAGTTTGCAAGATTATAAATAA
- the aroA gene encoding 3-phosphoshikimate 1-carboxyvinyltransferase, with protein sequence MKKLTISPISKINGKINLIGSKSLSNRALLLSALATRATKITNLLDSDDTRHMLNALRELGVKFQLSDDRTECEVQGVGGAFDIQDSLALFLGNAGTVMRPLAAVLCLKGKNTVEVVLTGEPRMKERPIAHLVDALSQLGADIDYLENQGYPPIAIKNRGLQGGKVKIDGSISSQFLTALLIVAPLLEQDLDIEIIGDLVSRPYIDITLTMMKDFGVTVCHENYQNFYIKANQRYISPKNYLVEGDASAASYFLAAGAIKGKVKVTGICKNSIQGDRLFVDVLEKMGAKVTWGSDFVEVEKGELTGIDVDLNHIPDAAMTIAIVALFANGETVIRNIYNWRVKETDRLTAMATELRKVGAEVEKGEDFIRIQPLPLNQFKHAEIETYNDHRMAMCFSLIALSGNPVTILNPDCVSKTFPNYFQEFKHICSTEI encoded by the coding sequence ATGAAAAAACTCACAATATCTCCAATTTCTAAAATCAACGGCAAAATCAATTTGATAGGCTCAAAAAGCCTATCAAATCGTGCGTTGTTATTATCCGCTTTAGCCACAAGGGCAACTAAAATCACTAACTTACTAGACAGCGATGATACTCGCCATATGCTTAATGCGTTACGAGAATTAGGTGTAAAATTCCAACTTTCCGATGATAGAACGGAATGTGAAGTGCAAGGTGTCGGTGGGGCGTTTGATATTCAAGATAGTTTAGCACTATTCTTGGGGAATGCTGGCACGGTTATGCGTCCTTTAGCGGCTGTGCTGTGTTTGAAAGGAAAAAATACTGTCGAAGTTGTGCTAACAGGCGAGCCTAGAATGAAAGAGCGTCCGATTGCACATTTGGTTGATGCGTTAAGTCAACTTGGGGCTGACATTGATTATTTAGAAAATCAAGGTTATCCGCCGATTGCGATTAAAAACAGAGGCTTGCAAGGGGGGAAAGTTAAAATTGATGGTTCAATATCGAGTCAGTTTTTAACCGCGTTATTGATCGTTGCTCCTTTGCTTGAACAAGATTTAGATATTGAGATCATCGGTGATTTGGTTTCTAGACCTTATATTGATATAACTCTTACAATGATGAAAGATTTTGGCGTGACAGTGTGTCACGAAAACTACCAAAATTTTTATATCAAAGCTAATCAGCGTTACATTTCTCCAAAAAATTATTTAGTGGAAGGGGACGCGTCTGCTGCCTCTTATTTTTTAGCCGCTGGGGCGATTAAAGGTAAAGTAAAAGTAACGGGAATTTGCAAAAATTCAATACAAGGTGACCGCTTATTTGTTGATGTTTTGGAAAAAATGGGAGCAAAAGTTACGTGGGGAAGTGATTTTGTCGAAGTTGAAAAAGGCGAATTAACAGGTATTGATGTCGATCTTAACCATATCCCTGACGCAGCAATGACGATAGCAATCGTGGCACTTTTTGCAAATGGTGAAACGGTTATTCGCAATATTTATAACTGGCGAGTAAAAGAAACCGATCGCCTAACTGCAATGGCAACGGAATTACGCAAAGTAGGAGCAGAAGTGGAAAAAGGCGAAGATTTTATCCGTATTCAACCTTTGCCTTTAAACCAATTTAAACACGCTGAGATTGAAACTTATAATGATCATCGAATGGCGATGTGTTTCTCGTTAATTGCATTATCAGGTAACCCTGTCACGATTTTAAATCCTGATTGTGTATCTAAAACTTTTCCGAATTATTTTCAGGAATTTAAGCATATTTGTTCAACTGAAATATAA
- the purR gene encoding HTH-type transcriptional repressor PurR — MATIKDVAKLAGVSTTTVSHVINKTRFVADKTTQAVWDAISELNYSPSAVARSLKVNTTKSIGMIVTTSEAPFFAEIILAMERHCYEMGYSLFLCNTQNDLNKIQNHLDMLMTKRVDGILVMCSEYTENSLALLNRTNIPMVVMDWGQECNSDVIIDNSFTGGYLATKHLIENGHKDIAVISGNLFKTLSKNRFQGFSKAMCEANLLIEPDWIQEGDFEPEGGFECMNNILDSGKIPTAVFCFNDVMALGAISAINLKGLSVPQDISVIGYDNIHNSRFYAPPLTTMHQSKSRLSDRVLELLLERIAEKDKQNKPQTLEFMPELVVRDSVRNLNKK; from the coding sequence ATGGCAACAATTAAAGATGTAGCAAAATTAGCAGGCGTTTCAACAACTACCGTTTCTCACGTGATCAATAAAACACGCTTTGTCGCCGATAAAACTACGCAAGCAGTTTGGGATGCGATTTCTGAACTTAATTATTCTCCAAGTGCGGTGGCTCGTAGTTTGAAAGTGAACACCACGAAGTCTATCGGTATGATTGTGACGACCAGTGAAGCTCCTTTTTTTGCTGAAATTATTTTGGCGATGGAACGTCACTGCTATGAAATGGGCTATTCTCTTTTTTTATGTAATACGCAAAATGATCTTAATAAAATCCAAAACCACTTAGATATGTTGATGACAAAACGTGTCGATGGCATTTTGGTTATGTGTAGCGAATATACTGAAAACTCCCTTGCGTTGTTAAATCGTACTAATATTCCAATGGTAGTGATGGATTGGGGGCAAGAGTGCAATAGTGATGTGATTATCGATAATAGTTTCACAGGGGGCTATTTAGCAACAAAACATTTAATTGAAAATGGGCATAAAGACATTGCGGTCATCAGCGGTAATTTGTTTAAGACATTATCTAAAAACCGTTTTCAAGGTTTTAGCAAGGCGATGTGTGAAGCGAATCTTTTGATTGAGCCAGATTGGATTCAAGAAGGGGATTTTGAGCCAGAAGGTGGTTTTGAATGTATGAATAATATTTTAGATTCAGGCAAAATCCCAACAGCGGTATTTTGTTTTAATGATGTGATGGCACTGGGTGCGATTTCTGCGATCAATCTAAAAGGATTATCTGTACCGCAGGATATTTCTGTGATTGGCTATGATAATATTCACAATTCTCGTTTTTATGCACCGCCTTTAACCACAATGCACCAATCTAAATCTCGATTGTCTGATAGAGTATTGGAATTATTGTTAGAACGTATTGCTGAAAAAGATAAGCAAAATAAACCACAAACATTGGAGTTTATGCCAGAGTTAGTGGTACGTGATTCGGTAAGAAATTTAAACAAGAAATAA
- a CDS encoding CvpA family protein has protein sequence MIDYIIIGIIVFSALVSLWRGFIREVMSLVGWVTAFFVASYFYPYLSGYFTQVNSPYLQESEFLRNSLAAVLLFIGTLIVMSIINALLGKLVDHTGLSGTDRVLGVVFGGLRGVLIVSAVLFFFDSFTQANQSDWWKESQLIPHFGFIVSWFFEQLQANSTLLNKA, from the coding sequence ATGATTGATTATATTATTATTGGTATTATTGTTTTTTCTGCGTTAGTGAGTTTATGGCGTGGTTTTATTCGAGAAGTGATGTCGCTAGTTGGTTGGGTAACCGCATTTTTTGTGGCAAGTTATTTTTATCCTTATTTAAGCGGTTATTTTACACAGGTTAATTCTCCTTATTTACAAGAATCCGAGTTTTTAAGAAATAGCCTTGCCGCAGTGTTACTTTTTATTGGTACGTTGATCGTAATGAGTATTATCAATGCGTTATTAGGCAAACTCGTCGATCATACTGGATTAAGTGGTACAGATAGAGTGCTAGGCGTAGTATTTGGTGGTTTGCGTGGCGTGTTGATTGTGTCAGCAGTGCTATTCTTCTTTGATAGTTTCACACAAGCAAATCAAAGTGATTGGTGGAAAGAATCACAACTTATCCCTCATTTTGGGTTTATTGTGAGTTGGTTCTTTGAGCAACTTCAAGCTAATTCAACTTTGTTAAATAAAGCATAA
- a CDS encoding DedA family protein has product MEFLIDFFSGYGYFAVFFVLLACGFGLPIPEDVTLVSGGVISGLGYTNVHIMLVVSMIGVLAGDSTMYWLGRIYGKKILRFRLIKPLVRGGRLSAVRKMFDKYGNRLLFTARFLPGLRAVVYLVSGITNRVNYARFVFVDFCAAIISVPIWVYLGDFGASNLDWVEEQMHKGQAIIYVILVAVIAFVAWKIYKMKKKKKVKINEAN; this is encoded by the coding sequence ATGGAATTTTTAATTGATTTTTTTAGTGGATATGGCTATTTTGCCGTCTTTTTTGTATTGCTCGCGTGTGGTTTTGGTTTACCGATTCCCGAAGATGTGACTTTAGTTTCAGGTGGTGTCATTTCAGGGTTAGGCTATACCAACGTACATATTATGCTTGTGGTAAGTATGATTGGTGTGTTAGCTGGTGACAGCACAATGTATTGGCTGGGTCGTATTTATGGCAAGAAAATTTTACGTTTTCGTTTAATTAAGCCTCTCGTGCGAGGCGGTCGATTATCCGCTGTGAGAAAAATGTTCGATAAATATGGCAACCGTTTATTATTCACCGCTCGTTTTTTACCAGGTTTAAGAGCCGTCGTTTATTTGGTTTCAGGGATTACAAATCGTGTAAATTATGCTCGCTTTGTGTTTGTTGATTTTTGTGCGGCAATTATTTCTGTACCGATTTGGGTTTATTTAGGTGATTTTGGTGCCTCAAATCTGGATTGGGTAGAGGAACAAATGCACAAAGGTCAGGCGATTATTTACGTTATTCTTGTTGCAGTCATTGCTTTTGTGGCTTGGAAAATTTATAAGATGAAAAAGAAAAAAAAGGTAAAAATCAATGAAGCAAATTGA
- the ppc gene encoding phosphoenolpyruvate carboxylase, whose protein sequence is MNQNIAPVKDTLSSNIHMLGDFLGETIKDAQGSEILDLIENIRMLSRASRSGDEKAREQLLDTLSTISTENVLPVARAFSQFLNLTNIAEQYQMIARNSKESSFGERSLGKLFERLKAENVPVNKVIETVEKLLIELVLTAHPTEVTRRSLVGKHVEINRCLSRLEHNDLPEPEVIRLKRRLMQMIALAWHTNEIRTQRPTPIDEAKWGMAVIESSLWKAVPEFCRQLNFHLEKNFGVQHNVGLTPIRFSSWMGGDRDGNPFVTHETTRTVLAMSRRKAAELFLNDIRELADELSIVECTPEFSAKYGEHLEPYRVVVKELRTKLINTVAYYTEVLDGKNLTVRKEDIITSDEQLWEPLYDCYQSLHACGMRIVANGELLNTLRRVRCFGVGLSRLDIRQESTRHEMAIAEITRYIGLGDYSQWSEEDKQAFLVRELNSRRPLIPTNWTPSAETKEILDTCKVVAEQPEGVISAYVISMAREASDVLAVHLLLKEAGCKASIPVAPLFETLDDLDRCESVMTQLFNIGWYRGIIANKQMVMIGYSDSAKDAGMLAASWAQYRAQEALVNLSEKNGIELTLFHGRGGTIGRGGAPAHAALFSQPPRSLKNGLRVTEQGEMIRFKLGLPTVAVESLELYASAILEANIFPPPEPKQAWRDVMAKGSEISCEAYRNIVRGEADFVPYFRSATPELELGKLPLGSRPAKRNPNGGVESLRAIPWIFAWMQNRLMLPAWLGAGSALRQLMDEDKNGVLAEMCTEWPFFSTRIGMLEMVFTKADLWLAEHYDQRLVDPKLHHLGKTLRAQLQSDVDTIMQLAHHDTLMGDLPEVVESIRLRNVYTDPLNLLQVELLHRLRQQGEENRDPILEQALMITITGIAAGMRNTG, encoded by the coding sequence ATGAATCAAAATATAGCACCAGTTAAAGATACATTGAGTAGCAATATTCATATGTTGGGGGATTTTCTTGGGGAAACAATTAAGGATGCTCAAGGAAGTGAAATTCTTGATCTCATTGAAAATATTCGAATGCTTTCAAGAGCGTCTCGTTCAGGTGATGAGAAAGCAAGAGAGCAATTATTAGATACCCTTTCTACCATTTCAACTGAAAATGTTTTGCCTGTTGCTCGTGCATTTAGTCAATTTTTAAATTTGACCAATATTGCAGAGCAGTATCAAATGATTGCTCGTAATAGCAAAGAATCTTCATTTGGTGAACGTTCTTTGGGTAAGCTTTTTGAACGTTTAAAAGCGGAGAACGTGCCAGTCAATAAGGTCATTGAAACCGTTGAAAAATTATTGATCGAATTGGTGCTAACGGCACATCCAACAGAAGTGACTCGTCGTTCGTTGGTGGGAAAACACGTTGAAATCAACCGTTGTTTAAGCCGTTTAGAGCATAATGATTTGCCTGAACCTGAAGTTATCCGTTTAAAACGCCGTTTAATGCAGATGATTGCATTAGCGTGGCATACCAATGAAATTCGCACGCAGCGCCCAACACCGATTGATGAAGCAAAATGGGGTATGGCAGTTATTGAGAGCAGTTTATGGAAAGCGGTGCCTGAATTTTGTCGTCAATTGAACTTCCATTTAGAGAAAAATTTTGGTGTTCAACATAACGTTGGTTTAACACCTATTCGTTTTTCATCTTGGATGGGGGGCGATCGTGATGGAAATCCTTTTGTTACTCACGAAACAACACGAACTGTACTTGCAATGAGTCGTCGTAAAGCTGCGGAGTTGTTTTTAAATGATATTCGAGAATTAGCTGATGAGCTTTCAATCGTGGAATGTACCCCTGAATTTAGTGCGAAATATGGCGAACATTTAGAGCCTTACCGTGTGGTTGTAAAAGAGTTACGTACAAAATTGATCAATACGGTAGCTTATTATACTGAAGTATTAGACGGTAAAAATTTAACTGTTCGTAAAGAAGATATCATTACAAGCGATGAGCAGTTATGGGAACCGTTATATGATTGTTATCAATCCTTACACGCTTGTGGAATGCGTATTGTAGCAAATGGCGAATTATTGAATACATTACGCCGAGTTCGCTGTTTTGGTGTGGGATTATCTCGTTTAGACATTCGTCAAGAAAGTACACGTCACGAAATGGCAATTGCAGAAATTACGCGTTATATCGGTTTAGGTGATTATTCTCAATGGTCAGAAGAAGATAAACAGGCTTTCTTGGTAAGAGAATTGAACTCTCGTCGTCCACTTATTCCAACAAATTGGACACCAAGTGCAGAAACTAAAGAGATTTTAGACACCTGTAAAGTGGTTGCAGAGCAGCCAGAAGGCGTGATTTCTGCTTATGTAATCTCAATGGCACGTGAAGCATCTGACGTGTTAGCGGTGCATTTATTATTGAAAGAAGCAGGCTGTAAAGCGAGCATTCCAGTTGCACCATTATTTGAAACCTTAGATGATTTAGATCGTTGTGAATCAGTAATGACACAATTATTTAATATCGGTTGGTATCGTGGCATTATTGCTAATAAACAAATGGTAATGATTGGCTATTCAGATTCTGCAAAAGATGCGGGAATGCTAGCGGCATCGTGGGCTCAATATCGTGCACAAGAAGCCTTAGTGAATTTATCTGAGAAAAATGGTATTGAATTAACCTTATTCCACGGACGTGGCGGTACAATCGGTCGTGGTGGTGCACCAGCTCACGCAGCCTTATTCTCACAGCCACCTCGCTCATTGAAAAATGGTTTGCGTGTAACGGAACAAGGTGAGATGATTCGCTTTAAATTAGGTTTACCAACCGTTGCCGTAGAAAGTTTAGAATTGTATGCAAGTGCGATTTTAGAGGCGAATATTTTCCCACCGCCAGAGCCAAAACAAGCTTGGCGTGATGTAATGGCGAAGGGATCAGAGATTTCTTGTGAAGCGTATCGCAATATCGTGCGTGGCGAAGCCGATTTTGTGCCTTATTTCCGTAGTGCAACCCCTGAATTAGAATTGGGTAAATTACCGCTTGGTTCTCGCCCTGCAAAACGTAATCCAAATGGTGGTGTTGAAAGTTTACGTGCTATTCCTTGGATCTTTGCGTGGATGCAAAACCGCTTGATGTTACCCGCTTGGTTAGGTGCTGGATCTGCGTTACGTCAGCTTATGGATGAAGATAAAAACGGTGTTTTAGCTGAGATGTGTACAGAATGGCCGTTTTTCTCAACCCGTATCGGTATGCTAGAAATGGTGTTTACCAAAGCGGATTTATGGTTAGCAGAGCATTATGATCAACGTTTGGTTGATCCAAAACTACACCATTTAGGTAAAACATTAAGAGCCCAATTACAATCTGATGTAGATACTATTATGCAATTAGCTCACCACGATACGCTAATGGGGGATTTACCTGAGGTAGTTGAGTCAATCCGTTTACGTAATGTTTATACTGATCCACTTAACTTATTACAAGTTGAATTGTTACACCGTTTACGCCAACAAGGTGAGGAAAATAGAGATCCTATTTTAGAACAGGCTCTTATGATAACCATCACAGGAATTGCAGCAGGAATGCGTAATACAGGTTAA
- the ftsH gene encoding ATP-dependent zinc metalloprotease FtsH produces the protein MNDMVKNILLWVVVAVVLMTAFEGFNSISTSANTVEYSQFIKDLKDERLKAVDFKSNDEAILVTKKDGATYQTVMPLPDRDLLNDLLKKDVVVSGQPQEKRGLLSQIFISWFPMMLLIGFWLFYMRQMQGGGGKAMSFGKSKAKMLSPDQVKTTFADVAGCDEAKEEVGEVVDFLRDPSKFQKLGGRIPKGILMVGPPGTGKTLLAKAIAGEAKVPFFTMAGSDFVEMFVGVGASRVRDLFEQAKKNAPCIIFIDEIDAVGRKRGGAGFSGGHDEREQTLNQMLVEMDGFEGNEGVIVIAATNRSDVLDNALTRPGRFDRQVMVGLPDVRGREHILKVHMKKVPVAADVDPMIIARGTPGYSGADLANLVNEAALFSARANQRTVTMENFEKAKDKINMGPERRSMIMTEEQKKSTAYHEAGHAIVGYLMPEHDPVHKVTIIPRGRALGVTFFLPEGDQISISHKQLESKLASVYGGRLAEEIIYGKENISTGAASDIQVASNLARRMVTEWGFSENLGPILYKDEEGFGAPKVVSEETAKLIDEEVRKIVERSYERAKQCLLDNIDILHSMKDALMKYETIDMPQIKALMERRPVGEPESWNDDNTPTSSDNDSDEKGKLEETEKEDNTDNSVPSIS, from the coding sequence TTGAACGATATGGTTAAAAATATTTTACTTTGGGTTGTTGTTGCTGTTGTTTTAATGACGGCCTTTGAAGGATTCAATTCTATTAGTACTTCTGCCAATACGGTAGAATACTCCCAATTTATCAAAGACTTAAAAGATGAGCGTTTAAAAGCAGTCGATTTTAAATCAAATGATGAAGCTATTCTAGTGACTAAAAAAGATGGGGCGACATATCAAACTGTGATGCCACTTCCTGATCGTGACTTATTAAATGATCTTCTAAAGAAAGACGTTGTTGTGTCAGGGCAACCACAAGAAAAACGCGGTTTATTATCACAAATCTTTATTTCTTGGTTCCCAATGATGTTGTTGATCGGATTCTGGTTGTTCTATATGCGACAAATGCAAGGCGGTGGCGGTAAAGCGATGAGCTTTGGAAAAAGTAAAGCCAAAATGCTTTCACCTGATCAAGTTAAAACCACTTTTGCTGATGTTGCTGGTTGTGATGAGGCAAAAGAAGAAGTCGGCGAAGTCGTGGATTTCTTACGTGATCCCTCTAAATTCCAAAAACTCGGTGGACGCATTCCAAAAGGTATCTTAATGGTTGGACCACCGGGAACCGGTAAAACACTTTTAGCAAAAGCAATCGCAGGCGAGGCAAAAGTACCTTTCTTCACAATGGCAGGTTCTGACTTTGTAGAAATGTTCGTTGGGGTTGGTGCCTCTCGTGTACGTGATCTTTTTGAACAAGCGAAGAAGAATGCACCTTGTATCATCTTCATTGATGAAATTGATGCTGTTGGTCGTAAACGTGGCGGGGCTGGATTTAGCGGTGGACACGATGAACGTGAACAAACCTTAAACCAAATGCTGGTTGAAATGGACGGTTTTGAAGGAAATGAGGGCGTGATTGTTATCGCAGCAACCAACCGTTCAGATGTGCTTGATAACGCATTAACTCGTCCAGGACGTTTTGACCGTCAAGTGATGGTTGGATTACCTGATGTGCGTGGTCGTGAACACATTTTAAAAGTACATATGAAAAAAGTCCCTGTGGCTGCGGACGTTGACCCAATGATTATCGCACGTGGTACACCAGGTTATTCAGGTGCAGATTTAGCAAACCTTGTAAATGAGGCTGCTCTATTCTCTGCGCGTGCAAATCAAAGAACCGTCACAATGGAAAACTTTGAGAAAGCGAAAGATAAAATCAATATGGGACCTGAACGTCGCTCGATGATTATGACGGAAGAACAGAAAAAATCGACCGCTTATCACGAGGCTGGACACGCAATTGTGGGTTATTTAATGCCTGAACACGATCCTGTTCACAAAGTGACAATTATTCCACGTGGACGTGCGTTGGGGGTAACATTCTTCTTACCAGAAGGCGATCAAATCAGCATTAGCCACAAACAACTTGAAAGTAAATTAGCAAGTGTTTACGGCGGACGTTTAGCAGAAGAGATCATTTATGGTAAAGAAAATATCTCAACAGGTGCTGCAAGTGATATTCAAGTTGCGTCGAATTTAGCTCGCAGAATGGTAACTGAATGGGGCTTCTCTGAAAATCTAGGGCCAATTCTTTATAAAGATGAAGAAGGTTTTGGTGCACCAAAAGTCGTTTCAGAAGAAACCGCTAAATTGATTGATGAAGAAGTTCGTAAAATCGTTGAACGTAGCTACGAGCGTGCAAAACAATGTTTGTTAGATAATATTGATATCTTACACTCGATGAAAGATGCGTTAATGAAATATGAAACCATTGATATGCCACAAATTAAAGCCCTAATGGAACGCCGACCTGTTGGTGAGCCTGAAAGCTGGAATGATGATAATACACCAACTTCATCAGATAACGATTCTGATGAAAAAGGTAAACTAGAAGAAACTGAAAAAGAAGATAACACGGATAATTCAGTCCCAAGCATTTCATAA
- the rnhA gene encoding ribonuclease HI, whose product MKQIEIFTDGSCLGNPGKGGIGVVLRYKQHEKTVSKGYFQTTNNRMELRAVIEALSLLKEPCQITLFSDSQYMQNGIQKWIFNWRKNDWKTSAKKPVKNKDLWIALDQQIQQHKIDWRWVKGHSGHRENEICDELAKQGANNPTLDDVGYEG is encoded by the coding sequence ATGAAGCAAATTGAGATTTTTACTGATGGTTCGTGTTTAGGTAACCCCGGTAAAGGTGGCATTGGAGTTGTGTTACGTTATAAACAACACGAAAAAACTGTCAGTAAAGGTTATTTTCAAACGACCAATAATCGAATGGAATTGCGTGCGGTTATTGAGGCGTTGAGCTTGTTGAAAGAGCCTTGCCAAATCACGCTATTTAGTGACAGTCAATATATGCAAAATGGCATTCAGAAATGGATTTTTAATTGGCGTAAGAATGATTGGAAAACCAGTGCGAAAAAGCCTGTTAAAAATAAAGATTTATGGATTGCCTTAGATCAGCAAATTCAACAGCATAAAATTGATTGGCGGTGGGTAAAAGGGCATTCAGGGCATCGTGAAAATGAAATTTGTGATGAATTAGCCAAACAAGGGGCAAATAATCCAACCTTAGATGATGTTGGATATGAAGGTTAA
- the rlmE gene encoding 23S rRNA (uridine(2552)-2'-O)-methyltransferase RlmE, whose translation MSKKRSASSSRWLAEHFKDQFVQKAHKQKLRSRAYFKIDEIQQTDRLFKQGMTIVDLGAAPGGWSQYAVSQIGGKGRVIACDILDMNPIAGVDFLQGDFREESVLSALLERVGEKKVDVVMSDMAPNFSGMPSVDIPRAMYLVELALDMCRQVLAKNGSFVVKVFQGEGFDEYLREIRAMFTKVKVRKPEASRGRSREVYIVATGYKG comes from the coding sequence ATGAGTAAAAAACGCAGTGCAAGTTCTTCTCGTTGGCTTGCAGAACATTTTAAAGATCAATTTGTCCAAAAAGCACATAAACAAAAGCTACGCTCTCGAGCATACTTCAAAATTGATGAAATTCAACAAACCGACCGTCTTTTTAAACAAGGTATGACCATTGTCGATCTTGGTGCTGCACCAGGTGGCTGGTCACAGTATGCTGTTTCACAAATCGGTGGTAAAGGACGTGTTATCGCTTGTGATATTTTGGATATGAACCCTATCGCTGGCGTTGACTTCTTACAAGGCGATTTCCGTGAAGAAAGCGTGTTAAGTGCTTTGCTTGAACGCGTCGGTGAGAAAAAAGTTGATGTGGTAATGTCAGATATGGCACCTAATTTTAGTGGTATGCCTTCTGTTGATATTCCTCGTGCAATGTATCTTGTTGAATTAGCCTTGGATATGTGCCGTCAAGTTTTAGCAAAAAATGGTAGCTTCGTAGTTAAAGTGTTTCAAGGCGAGGGATTCGATGAGTATTTAAGAGAAATTCGTGCAATGTTTACAAAAGTAAAAGTGCGTAAACCGGAGGCATCTCGTGGTCGCTCTCGTGAGGTTTATATTGTTGCAACTGGGTATAAAGGATAA
- a CDS encoding UbiX family flavin prenyltransferase, whose product MENCKISQKSDRLPKRLIIAISGASGAIYAIRLLEVLKSTEIETHLIISNAAKQTISAETDYTLSEVKALADKVYDIRDIGAAISSGSFRTKGMIVLPCSMKTLSGIAHSYTDDLITRAADVILKERKPLVLCVRETPLHLGHLRLMTQVSEIGGQIIPLMPAFYHRPQTVADIVDQGVNRLLDQFDIYLEKELFKRWE is encoded by the coding sequence ATGGAAAATTGCAAAATTTCTCAAAAATCTGACCGCTTACCAAAGCGTTTAATTATTGCAATTAGCGGAGCAAGTGGGGCGATTTATGCCATTCGCTTGCTTGAAGTATTGAAATCCACTGAAATTGAAACGCACTTGATTATTAGCAATGCTGCTAAGCAAACAATTTCAGCGGAAACGGATTACACCTTATCAGAAGTGAAAGCTTTAGCGGATAAAGTCTATGATATCAGAGATATTGGGGCAGCGATTTCATCGGGGTCGTTTCGTACCAAAGGAATGATCGTGTTGCCTTGCTCAATGAAAACCTTGTCAGGTATCGCCCACAGCTACACTGACGATCTGATTACACGTGCCGCTGATGTAATTTTAAAAGAGCGTAAACCCCTAGTGCTTTGTGTGCGAGAAACACCATTACACTTAGGGCATTTACGTTTAATGACACAAGTTTCGGAAATTGGCGGACAAATTATACCGCTTATGCCAGCGTTTTATCATCGTCCACAAACTGTGGCGGATATTGTTGATCAGGGGGTAAATCGCCTGCTTGATCAATTTGACATTTACCTTGAAAAGGAATTATTTAAGCGTTGGGAGTAA